CTGCCAACTCGAACACCCGCGACTGATTGGGAACCTGATGAAGTGGCGATCGCAGCTCAACGTCTAGCAGAATTTTTCAACGGACAAGTTATCCGCTTCACAGAAGATCCAACAGAATTGTCTGACTCTATGACTACACCTGATTGGGTAGAGGAATCTGAAGATGATGAATAAAAAGGATCGGGGACTGGGTATTAGGGATTAGGAATTGGTATTGGGAAAATCTTGCCCAGTCCTCAGTCCCCAGTCCCCAGCCTCTAATGCCCATTCCCGGTATGTACAGTTTTCACCCATTTCAGACGCTTTGGTCTAAACGACATCCGGGCAGTAGTACTACTCATAACTACTAACCAGTGCAACATATATAAATTGCCACGTAAAGTCTGCAAGAGTAACAGAAAATACGTAGAAATCTGGAATTTTTGGTCTTGACGAATCCGCCTCAGACCTGTAAACATTCCAATCATTGACATGGAAACTGACAAGCCAGTTATCGGACTTAATATTGGTGGACGATGCCGAGCGATCGCCATCAATAAATCTGGTACTGCTGCTGTAGGCAGGATATACATAATCAGCAAAAACATCAGCAAATCCCAGCTTTTCCGCGTACCCATGCGGTTTTTGAGAATTAGATTCCAGTAATCTAAATAGCGCTGATATCCGCCTTCTGCCCAACGGTTACGCTGATGCCAGAGTGCGATCGCTCTGGTCACTCCTTCTTCCTGCACCGCTGGGAAAAATACACACTCAATATCCCATTTTTGCAAATGTAAACGGATTGTTAAATCCAAATCATCGGTAATGGTTTCTTCATTCCATCCTCCGAAGCTTTCCAAAGCTTTGCGTCGGACAAATTGACCGTTACCTCGTAATTCGCCAATGCCACCAAGAGCAGTCCGCTGTTGTTGAAACCAAGTATCAAGTGCCATTTCCGCCATTTGACCCTTAGTCCAAAAATTCTCTTTGGCGTTGGCGATCGCTTTTCGTACTTGTACCGCCCCTACCTTTTCTCTTTGAAATATAGGTATTACTTGTAACAACAAGTCTGATGTCACTTGGGCATCAGCATCAAATACTGCAATAATTTCGCCCTTTGTCAAAGGCAGTACCTGATTTAAGGCCCCTGACTTGCCGCCAGTAGCTTCTGCTGAACGTCTGAGTACTTTGAGTTTGTCGTATTTCTGCTCTAGTGCTGCTAATAACTCTGGTGTGCTATCAGTGCTGTTGTCGTCAATTATCCATACTTCGTATTCTCCATTGGGATATTCCAATTGACAAAGATTATTGACTAATTTTGTAATTACCGCTTCCTCATTTTTCGCAGCCACTAAAACAGATACAGAAGGCAAATCTCCCTGTATTTCTTTTGGATAGTGGCGAGGCTTGGTAAATATCACCACTAAGGCGTGAAAACCTAAGACAGTGGTTAGTCCCAGTATGAATATAAAACTCCACGAAACTAAATGCAGCGCGATCGTGCTACTCCAGACAATAGTCAAAACTAGAGCTGCTTTACGTCTACGACCTTGAAACCGGGATGCTACAGATACAGGATTTGTATCTAACACTAACTCCTCATCTGCCGATAGGTCAGACAATAAGGAGTTGAGCGGGTCAAGCTCTTGATAAGAATTGTCTTCGGGCCAGGAATTCGCTGGCATAGGTTACTTCATTCAAACAGCAGTATTTGTTTACACCCATTGAAGAAACTGGTAATTAGGCGACACTCAACTACGCAAACTTTACGCTCTTTTAGCTACCCGTGAAATTAGTGGTAGTTACCCACACCCTCTAACTCACATAGAGCTAGTAAGTTCCCTATTCATAGGAATTCCAGATAGTCCAAAGTGATAGCAAGGTAGCAGCAGATGGTGTCCGATAAAAATAGCAATAACAGCACCTACTGCATGACAGTAGAGATTTTAGCGTTATTGCCCCAGCTTCGATAAAAGTTAATGCAGCATCATTGTAACCGAAATTTTAATATTTCTTAGCAGTAACTTCAGTAATTAGTCATTGGTTTCTACATCTCTTCCTGCTTCCCAGTCCCTAATCCCCAGCGATGCACTGAGCCTGTCGTAAAGCCTGCGGCATAGCTGCGCTTAGGGCGCAACCTCTCGTAGAGAAGTGTCCCCAGTCTTGTGCTTTAGACAGATTTTTTGGGAATACTAGTGGCAGTTCCCAATATCCCCAGTTGTTTACTAACTTGAGGAATATTTAAAAATGTCTATAGAGCAACTTCAGCCTGCTACTCAGCAACAAGCCAGTGTTTATTTACCCTACATTCAAGGCACAAGGCGCAATTCCCTACCCTTTGCCATCAGTCTCTATCAAAAAGGCGTCTTGGAGGGACAGCGCAAAATAGAAGCCAGCGATCATATTCCCTTTGTCGCTACCTGGAATGTGGCTACCTTACCGTCAGACTTAACGCGTTGCCGAGTACAGTTTGATGGCAACGCTGACCTCAGTTACGAACTGATGATGGCCAGTTTTGAGTTTATTAATTTTTTGATAGAACTTATGGACAACTACAAGCGCTATCGTGTGACTGATTTTTCACAACCTTTTTACCGCAAGCTGCTACGTATAGAAGAATAAATTAGGCAATGGGCATGGGGCATAGGAAAATTATCTTTATATGAGTTCAATAAATGCCAGGGCTTAGAGGAAAGATTATCTCCTGTATTGTGCATAGCAATAATTACCAATGCCCAATCCCTATTACCCCTTATCCCCAGAGGGGGCCCAACCTTCCCCAATCCTCAATCCTCACTCCTGTCTGATAAAGTTCGACGCGATCGCTCTGGATATTAACCATTGCGCTACCCTTGCTGAAGGTAGTTTCTGGGAAACCTTACTATTTGAGAGCAGAAGGCTTTCGTCAGAACAAACTAAAATTAGAAAACACCTAGCTGGGTTATTCTGACTTTTGAAATTAGGAGTGCATGTGTGCCAAAATCCCCTAAATATTTGCTGATTGGATCAACCGAGACTTACAGCGGTAAATCTGCAACTGTTCTGGGTTTGTCTTATCAGCTACAGCAAAAAGGACTGGATATCGCCTACGGCAAACCGCTAGGTACTTGTTTGAATGCGTCTGGTGGAAGTGTAATTGACGAAGATGTTCAGTTCATAGCTCATAGCCTGAATCTGTCAGAAAACCGCGTTACACCCATGATGCTGGCTTTAGACGAAATAAATGTCCAAAAACGCTTACGTGGAGAAGACAAAACCGATTATCAACAGTACCTAACACAGCAATATTTACAAATGTCGCGAGGAGATTTGGTACTGCTAGAAGGGCCTGGTGATTTGTCAGAAGGCAATTTGTTTGACTTGTCTTTGCTACAAGTGGCTGAAGTATTGGATGCATCTGTGCTATTGGTATGCCGTTACAAATCGCTACTTTCCGTTGAGGCGTTATTGTCTGCTAAGCAGCGTGTGGGCGATCGCCTGATTGGTGTTGTGATCAATGATATCCCTGCTGAACAACTAGAAACAGTTGACAGTCTCTTGCGCCCGTTTTTAGAACAGCGAGGTATTTCTGTGCTGGCAATGCTGCCAAACAACAATTTACTTCGTAGTGTCAGCGTTGGCGAACTGGTAAAACAATTAAATGCTGATGTTCTCTGTCGTAATGATCGCCTAGATTTATTGGTGGAAAGTCTGGCAATTGGCGCAATGAATGTCAGCTCTGCTGTGAAGTATTTCCGCAAACGCCGGAATATGGCAGTAGTCACAGGAGGCGATCGTGTGGAAATTCAGCAAGCCGCTTTGGAAACTTCTACCCAATGCTTAATCCTTACAGGACAACTACCACCCGCGCCCTTTATCCTCAATCGCGCTGAAGAGTTAGAAATTCCCATTTTGTCGGTTGACTTGGATACACTCACCACTGTAGAAATTGTTGACCGTACTTTTGGGCAAGTCCGTCTCCATGAACCGATTAAAGTTCAGTGCATTCGCCAGTTGATGACTGAGCATTTTGACATTGACCGCTTGTTATCTAAATTAGGTTTGACTCCCGCGGCAGCATTACCTTAGCCTGAGCAACTCAAACACTGAGAGCATCAATGCTCAGTCCTCAGGAGGTGTTGGCGGTGAGGCCACAGCTGGCTCGTTGTCACCTACTAAGCGAGGGTGTGCTGTTTTGTTGCGCCTCACAGCACAGACTTGCTTGGTTTCATTAGGTAATCCCAAGCTCAGTATATTCCCGTAACCTGCCTTATAACCTTACCGATTCAATGAGATAAGTTTCGTATCAAAAACCGAGGCTGCCATCAATACCAACAGTTCGATTTAACTGCGGTAATTCTAGATGTGAGTTCGCTGGATCTCTGGCAAAATGCTCAAAATCTTCCAGCGATCGCGAATAACGAGCTGAAAAATCAAGAAATTGTAGCAATGTCTAACTCAGGTTAGCTTCGTACTACACGCTGTTTGGTAAAATATCTAGGTTGTTAATCTGATTACGTTAATCTTTGAGCCAGTCAATAGACCTCATTAACCACGATACATTAGCGCAAGAACTGGCAACAATCCAGCAAACGGGTTCTAAGCGAATTGCCTTGCTGGGTTCGCGTCATGTCCCGATTACACATCAGAACCTGATTGAAATGATGACCTATGCCCTAGTTTTATCGGGTAATCGGATCATCACTTCTGGTGCTACAGGTACAAATTCTGCTGCCATCCGGGGAGCAACACGGGCCGATCCAAATTTGTTGACGGTAATTTTACCCCAAAGCTTGGAACGCCAGCCCCTTGAGTCGCGCCAGCAATTAGAACAGGTAATGCACTTGGTAGAAAATCCCAGTAATGATAGTCTATCCCTTGCTGAAGCTAGTTACCTGTGTAATAAGGAGATTGTCTCCCGTTGCCAGCAACTTATTTGCTTTGCGTTTCACGACAGTCGCACTCTGTTGCAAACTTGCCAAGACGCAGAAGAACAAAGAAAAGTAGTAACACTGTTCTACTTTGATTAGTTATTTGTCATTTGTCATTTGTCCTTTATGTTTGACTAATGACTAATGACTAATGACCAATGACTGATAACTAATAACTAATGACTAAATACTAATGACTATTTTTTTGTACGCGATCGCTGCTGCTGCCGTTCTAATTTATCTACCGTTTTTGGTGGTAGGTTATGCGCGGGCGCGTGTTGGCTACGATATCTCTGCTCCTCGCGCAATGTTTGATAAATTGCCACCATATGCCCAACGAGCGACCTGGGCGCATCAAAACTCCTTTGAAGCGTTTATGGTTTTTGCAGCAGCAGCATTGATGGCATACGTAACTGGTGTGAATTCTTCCATAGCAGCCTCCGCTGCGATCGCCTTTGTAGCAGCCCGTTTGCTATACTCGATTTTTTATATTGTGAATATACCCCTTTTACGCTCACTGATGTTTGCCATTGGCTCCCTTGGCTCTGGCACTCTCATCTTTTTGAGCATCATCCAAGCTACTAGTTAATATGGAATTGGCTCATGTCTTAATTTTGAATTTTAAATTTTGAATTGCTTATGGCTTCTACTTATTCCTTTGACATTGTGAGCGACTTTGACCGCCAAGAATTGGTTAACGCTGTTGATCAAGTTGTGCGAGATATTAAAAGTCGTTACGACCTCAAAGATACTCAAACTACTGTCGAGTTAGGTGAAGAAAACATTACTGTTGGCACTGACAGTGAGTTTACTTTAGAGTCTGTACATACTATCCTGCGAGAAAAAGCCGCTAAGCGTAATCTCTCCCAAAAAATCTTTGATTTTGGCAAAGTCGAATCAGCCAGTGGGAATCGGGTACGTCAAGAAATCAAACTCAAAAAAGGCATTAGTCAGGAAATCGCTAAACAAATTTCTAAATTGATTCGAGACGAATTCAAGAAGGTACAAGCTTCAATTCAAGGTGATGCTGTCCGGGTTTCTGCCAAAGCTAAAGATGACTTGCAAGTTGTCATTCAGCGGCTGAAACAAGAAGACTACCCCGTTGCTTTGCAATTTACAAATTATCGTTGAACTGGGGACTGAGGACTGGGGATTCATATCCCAACTAAATCTTATAGCAGTCACTAAAGCCGTTAGGACAAATTAGCGATCGCTCACAAGGGAGAGCTATTCTGGTGGACAAAGAGAAGTCTGAGCGGGGACAAAGAGAAGTCTGAGCGGAGGGTTATGTCTCTTAGAAAGCTTCCTCCGCTCGTAACTTTGTAGCAGTCAAGTACTAGAGGCGACTAATTAAGCTCGGCCGCCAATGCTTTTTTGAAAAGCTGGACGCTCAGACAGCAGTTTGATATAGTTCAACACTGCTGGGTAGGGACTGAGGTCTAGCTTCAACAGCATGGAAATGTAATTGAGAATAGACCCCACTGCCACATCAGCAACACTGAATTCATTTCCCAGCAAGAAAGGTTGCCTATCGAGAATTTCGTTTAGGGGAGTCAACAAACGGGGCGTTTCTGCCTCTCTACTTGCTTCTTGAAAAATACCTGGGCCGAGGGTAGCATTGGCAAACAACACCCATTGAGCATATACAGCACTTTGCTCTGGTGAAAGTGGGTTTTTGCTGTATTTATCGGCAAGATACAGCAAAATTGCCCCTGATTCCCAAAGCTGAAAATCTCCATCAACAATTGCTGGAACTTTACCAAAAGGGTTAATTGCCAAAAACTCAGGCTGGCGGTGTTCACCAGCCTGCAAATCGAGCTTGATAAATTCGTAAGGAACTTGTAGTTCCTCTAAATACCAATGAACAATTGACGCTCGACTACGAACGCCACCATAAAGTTTCAACATAATGACAGAAGATTAAAGAACTTTGTGAGTATGGGAATGCTGTTTAACGTTGTCTTCTTTAGTAACAACTCGTGCCGCATTTAACACTCGTTTGCGTTCGGTAGAATATTTAAATTCATTGTAGGTTGTACCTAGAGGAATCAGCGACTTGGCAATTTCACGACGCTTGTAGGTACGAGCTGCTGCAAATGCACGTGGCAGAAATTCTTCTCCAAACTGAGCTGAATTTGGGAAACCATTTGGTAGAAGTGGTGTATCCCCATCCAGTACAGATCCTAAAGTTGTGGCAATAGCTAACTTATAGGAGGTAGGGATACCCTTCAAAAGTGCCTCTAAAGCTGCAGAGGGGATTGGTTCTATAACTTCGACTTGATAAACTTCTCCATCTTCTTTGATGAAGCAAGTAGCCAAGCCGATGACAATATAATCATCGCTTGCTAAATCAGGGGCATTGGGATAGGAAATTGCATTTGTCATCAGAAAATTTCTCAAAACTTAAAAATCAAATTTAAAGACTAGCAAACAGTCGCGTATGACTGGTGAACCTAGTCTTGTTCGGGAGGCATCGCTTTGCGTTTCTGAGCCACTGTGTTGGGAAGGAGCAGAGGTTGACGCAGAGGGTGCTGCACCTATCCGAAGGGTGAACTTGAAGATGACGCAGACAATGAAAATTTATTTCTCTGTGTCCTCTTTTCAATCCCGAACGAAAGGCTTGTTGGCATTCTACCAATTTGTAGCTCTCACTACTTGATTACTCTATTGAGATTGACATCTGCTATTTCTGGAATTCGACTTGGGGATGAAGTATTTATAACTGGGTTTGAGGATTAATTATTTAGGGCGAAGTTTTTCACTTGTACAAGTTAAATTCAGTCTTCAGATGGCTTTCTAGTAATCCTAGATACCTTAAGAATAGAGGCAGTGGTAAAAACCACTAGCAAATAAAAACTACACATATATTTCACAGAGGAAGCGGTTCAGGCAGGAAAATATGAATAGTCATTCATTTTTAGCTTCTGGTGACCAGCAAAGTAATCAGTGTCAACTTGTTATAAATAGTAAAATTAATTCACAACAACAAGGGGTAAACCATAGCAGCGAAAGAGCTTTGGGAGACAGCTACTTACGCTCTTGTGCTTTGAAATCGGCTCAAGAAGGAAATTATACTGGAGCGATCGCACTTTTAACCCAACTTATTCACCGCCATCCCTACAGTGCGCTCGACTACAACAACCGGGGGTTGATTTATTTTCAAAGTGGTGAAACCCAAAAAGCTTTTTGTGACTATAACACTGCAATCCAACTTAACCCGAAGTTAGCTAGCGCTTATAACAATCGGGCAAATTACTATGCTGCTTGTGGAGAACTAGCAGCAGCACTCGCCGACTATGATCAAGCGATTGATTTACATCCTAGCCATATTCGGGCCTGGATTAACCGAGGCATTACTTTGCGTGACTTGGGGCAGTATCAGGAGGCAGTTGAGAATTTTGAGATAGCACTGCTTTTTGGTCAACTAGAGGGTCACATTTGGGCTGAACGCGGCAGAACTTATCATCTTTGGGGTGACTGGAATTG
This region of Nostoc sp. UHCC 0302 genomic DNA includes:
- a CDS encoding glutathione S-transferase family protein codes for the protein MLKLYGGVRSRASIVHWYLEELQVPYEFIKLDLQAGEHRQPEFLAINPFGKVPAIVDGDFQLWESGAILLYLADKYSKNPLSPEQSAVYAQWVLFANATLGPGIFQEASREAETPRLLTPLNEILDRQPFLLGNEFSVADVAVGSILNYISMLLKLDLSPYPAVLNYIKLLSERPAFQKSIGGRA
- the ebsA gene encoding type IV pilus biogenesis protein EbsA → MSIEQLQPATQQQASVYLPYIQGTRRNSLPFAISLYQKGVLEGQRKIEASDHIPFVATWNVATLPSDLTRCRVQFDGNADLSYELMMASFEFINFLIELMDNYKRYRVTDFSQPFYRKLLRIEE
- a CDS encoding YajQ family cyclic di-GMP-binding protein, translating into MASTYSFDIVSDFDRQELVNAVDQVVRDIKSRYDLKDTQTTVELGEENITVGTDSEFTLESVHTILREKAAKRNLSQKIFDFGKVESASGNRVRQEIKLKKGISQEIAKQISKLIRDEFKKVQASIQGDAVRVSAKAKDDLQVVIQRLKQEDYPVALQFTNYR
- a CDS encoding DNA recombination-mediator protein A, which translates into the protein MSQSIDLINHDTLAQELATIQQTGSKRIALLGSRHVPITHQNLIEMMTYALVLSGNRIITSGATGTNSAAIRGATRADPNLLTVILPQSLERQPLESRQQLEQVMHLVENPSNDSLSLAEASYLCNKEIVSRCQQLICFAFHDSRTLLQTCQDAEEQRKVVTLFYFD
- a CDS encoding MAPEG family protein, which translates into the protein MTIFLYAIAAAAVLIYLPFLVVGYARARVGYDISAPRAMFDKLPPYAQRATWAHQNSFEAFMVFAAAALMAYVTGVNSSIAASAAIAFVAARLLYSIFYIVNIPLLRSLMFAIGSLGSGTLIFLSIIQATS
- a CDS encoding glycosyltransferase family 2 protein; the protein is MPANSWPEDNSYQELDPLNSLLSDLSADEELVLDTNPVSVASRFQGRRRKAALVLTIVWSSTIALHLVSWSFIFILGLTTVLGFHALVVIFTKPRHYPKEIQGDLPSVSVLVAAKNEEAVITKLVNNLCQLEYPNGEYEVWIIDDNSTDSTPELLAALEQKYDKLKVLRRSAEATGGKSGALNQVLPLTKGEIIAVFDADAQVTSDLLLQVIPIFQREKVGAVQVRKAIANAKENFWTKGQMAEMALDTWFQQQRTALGGIGELRGNGQFVRRKALESFGGWNEETITDDLDLTIRLHLQKWDIECVFFPAVQEEGVTRAIALWHQRNRWAEGGYQRYLDYWNLILKNRMGTRKSWDLLMFLLIMYILPTAAVPDLLMAIARHRPPILSPITGLSVSMSMIGMFTGLRRIRQDQKFQISTYFLLLLQTLRGNLYMLHWLVVMSSTTARMSFRPKRLKWVKTVHTGNGH
- a CDS encoding phosphotransacetylase family protein — protein: MPKSPKYLLIGSTETYSGKSATVLGLSYQLQQKGLDIAYGKPLGTCLNASGGSVIDEDVQFIAHSLNLSENRVTPMMLALDEINVQKRLRGEDKTDYQQYLTQQYLQMSRGDLVLLEGPGDLSEGNLFDLSLLQVAEVLDASVLLVCRYKSLLSVEALLSAKQRVGDRLIGVVINDIPAEQLETVDSLLRPFLEQRGISVLAMLPNNNLLRSVSVGELVKQLNADVLCRNDRLDLLVESLAIGAMNVSSAVKYFRKRRNMAVVTGGDRVEIQQAALETSTQCLILTGQLPPAPFILNRAEELEIPILSVDLDTLTTVEIVDRTFGQVRLHEPIKVQCIRQLMTEHFDIDRLLSKLGLTPAAALP
- a CDS encoding tetratricopeptide repeat protein; this encodes MNSHSFLASGDQQSNQCQLVINSKINSQQQGVNHSSERALGDSYLRSCALKSAQEGNYTGAIALLTQLIHRHPYSALDYNNRGLIYFQSGETQKAFCDYNTAIQLNPKLASAYNNRANYYAACGELAAALADYDQAIDLHPSHIRAWINRGITLRDLGQYQEAVENFEIALLFGQLEGHIWAERGRTYHLWGDWNCAIADYRRALIQLPSIDSSNDIPGYRLRLQLENWLNELLSPQRPIG